A segment of the Thiohalomonas denitrificans genome:
GGTATCCGGCAAACAGTTGTCCGGCTCCGTCCAAAGATTCCGCATCGAGGTAAAGGGATTGCAGGGCAAAGGCAGAGGGTGGCTGCAGCGGTGCCCCCCAGACCAGCGTATCGACACCCTCGCCGCCCAGCACCCGGTGGGCCACGGTCAGGTAGAGTCGATCCAGGACACCGCTCCCGAGCAGCGTGTGGTGGACCCGCGCCCCTGCAATGGAATAGATCACTTGCAGCCCATGACGCTGTAACGCTTCGAGCACCTCGTGGCCGGAGAGACCGGGGCCGGGGCCGACGCGCTCCACCGGAACGTCCACACTCTCCAGCTGCGCCACCACACCGGGGTCCCCCCGTGCACTGGTGATCACCAGCAAGCGCTCGCACAGCTCTGGCGGCAGGGCCTCCGCCGGCGGCAGTCTCAGGCTTTCACTGATCACGGCCACCCTGGGTCTGGCCGTCAGACCTCGTCGCTGGCGCCACTCCATCAGGTCGTCGGTCAAAGTTATCAACTCCGTATGCCGGCGCTTGACCACCGCCCGAACATTTTGGGCGGTGGTCAAAAGCACATCACTCTGGGCCGCCAACTCGAGAAAAAGCCCCCAGTCGCGACGATTGGCTATGGCCGGTGGAACCCCCTTGCGCCCGGTATCCGGATCGAGCTCTGCAATACGTCCGTCCAGGCTGACAATGAAGTTGGTATAGACGAACGGCCGTTCCGCACCGAAACGGCGCAGATCTTCGGCCAGGTAGAGCCCACGCAAGGGCTCCTCGGCCGCGGGCGTGGGAAAGAGACGCAAAACCGAGTCACTCATATGCCGAGTGTAGCCTTTGCAAAAAACCGATCGCGGTCAATGGCTCCACGGGGACACCCACATCGGGACCGCGGGGCAATACAACCGTTTTCCGCCTCATTCGCTCCCGTGTACCCCGTGCCCCAGTGGTGCCTGCGCTTCCCTGAGTGGCACGCATCCGCCGTTCGGATTACCATCCGCCCTTTCCGAAGCCGAGTCCCCAATGAAATTCTTTGCCACCGCTCCCCGCGGACTCACCACTGCGCTGGCCGACGAGCTGACCTCCCTGGGCCTGGAACAGATCAGGCCCACCGGTGCGGGAGTTCACTTCCAGGGGCCGCTGGAGGCGGCTTATCGCGCCTGTCTGTGGTCACGACTCGCCGACCGGGTGCTGCTGCCAATCACCGACCTGGAGGCACCCTCGGGTGACGCCCTCTATGAAGGGGTAAAGGGCATTCGCTGGGAACGGCACCTCAACTCCCACGGCACCCTGGCAGTGGACTGCAGCGCAAGTCGGGCGGCGATCACCCACAGCCAGTACGCCGCACTGCGGGTGAAGGATGCCGTTGTCGACCGGTTTCGGGAACAGTTCGGCGAGCGACCCTCGGTGGATACGGAAACACCGGATGTTCGTATAAACCTGCACCTTCGTGGTGATCGGGCCCGCCTCAGCATCGATCTGTCCGGAACCGGCCTCCATCGGCGCGGCTATCGCTCCTCAGGCGCTGCAGCGCCCCTGAAGGAGAATCTCGCCGCCGGCATTCTGCATCTGGCCGGCTGGCCGCAGATAGCCGCCTCCGGTGGCAGCCTTTTCGACCCGCTGTGCGGCTCCGGTACCCTGCTCATCGAGGGGGCTCTGATGGCCGGGGATATCGCCCCGGGGCTCTACCGGGAATACTTCGGTTTTCTCGGCTGGAAACGCCACGAGCAACAGACCTGGGAAGCCCTGCTGAAAGAGGCCCGTGAGCGGCGCAGACAAGGTCTGGACTCACTTCCGGCCATTATCGGTCATGACCGCTCGAAGGAGGCGCTCGCAGCCGCCACCACCAACATCGAGGCCGCCGGACTGCAAGGCCGTATACGGCTCGAGCGCCATGCACTCGCGCCATCAACGCTGCCCTCGGGAGTGCCGGCCGGTCTGCTGGTGACCAACCCCCCCTACGGCGAGCGCCTGGGCGATGAAGAGACCCTGCAGCCACTCTATTCACTGCTGGGTGAGCTGCTGCAGCACCACCTGCCCGACTGGCACGGTGCCGTCTTTACCGGGAACCCCCGCCTCGCCCGGCACGTGGGACTGAAACCGAAAGGCTCGGTCACCCTGTATAACGGCCCCATCGAGTGCCGGCTGCTGACCTATCCGTCGGTGCGCGAACACGGCACCCGGGCAGCCACGGGGGAAGTCGCCGTTCCCCT
Coding sequences within it:
- a CDS encoding RibD family protein, with amino-acid sequence MSDSVLRLFPTPAAEEPLRGLYLAEDLRRFGAERPFVYTNFIVSLDGRIAELDPDTGRKGVPPAIANRRDWGLFLELAAQSDVLLTTAQNVRAVVKRRHTELITLTDDLMEWRQRRGLTARPRVAVISESLRLPPAEALPPELCERLLVITSARGDPGVVAQLESVDVPVERVGPGPGLSGHEVLEALQRHGLQVIYSIAGARVHHTLLGSGVLDRLYLTVAHRVLGGEGVDTLVWGAPLQPPSAFALQSLYLDAESLDGAGQLFAGYQRLEAVERTL
- the rlmKL gene encoding bifunctional 23S rRNA (guanine(2069)-N(7))-methyltransferase RlmK/23S rRNA (guanine(2445)-N(2))-methyltransferase RlmL, which translates into the protein MKFFATAPRGLTTALADELTSLGLEQIRPTGAGVHFQGPLEAAYRACLWSRLADRVLLPITDLEAPSGDALYEGVKGIRWERHLNSHGTLAVDCSASRAAITHSQYAALRVKDAVVDRFREQFGERPSVDTETPDVRINLHLRGDRARLSIDLSGTGLHRRGYRSSGAAAPLKENLAAGILHLAGWPQIAASGGSLFDPLCGSGTLLIEGALMAGDIAPGLYREYFGFLGWKRHEQQTWEALLKEARERRRQGLDSLPAIIGHDRSKEALAAATTNIEAAGLQGRIRLERHALAPSTLPSGVPAGLLVTNPPYGERLGDEETLQPLYSLLGELLQHHLPDWHGAVFTGNPRLARHVGLKPKGSVTLYNGPIECRLLTYPSVREHGTRAATGEVAVPLANRLRKNLKHLTRWARREGVDCYRIYDQDLPEYAVAIDLYQGEKQWVHVQEYQAPHSVPPETAAERLDEALATIAEVLALPSEQIFLKVRQRQKGGEQYEKLAVNGRFYEIREWNCRFWVNFTDYLDTGLFLDHRLTRRLIQQEAAGKRFLNLFCYTGTATVHAAIGGAVATTSVDLSRTYLEWAERNLRLNGLDLGQHERIAADCRDWLAEEARAGEREYDLIFMDPPTFSTSKRMEGTLDIQRDHVALIRDAIRLLAPGGELIFSNNFRKFRLDTNALADLKVEDITRSTIPEDFRRRPDIHRCWRIRPGGE